The Coffea arabica cultivar ET-39 chromosome 4e, Coffea Arabica ET-39 HiFi, whole genome shotgun sequence genome includes a window with the following:
- the LOC113742496 gene encoding VQ motif-containing protein 20-like, translated as MSPAHFSDQHAKKEMIALSPLKINRDSHFIKKSSPSSSSSSSSSSLVNGVANATNKPAQQRHPVIIYTHSPKVIHTHPKDFMALVQKLTGLSRSSEDDQIISPAPPPPETKVEPNFQDDFTDDNNNKNMMVNDNKGGTMNDDNESTSVVTDEIENNGSSGTTAGDIGQVNSSCFVTPPPIFDPPNPCFNNIPFFNPNPAADFFCTAQPFYNYSDSLFFMPNIRSSLSSATLDGMKELPDF; from the coding sequence ATGAGCCCTGCACATTTCAGCGACCAGCatgcaaagaaagaaatgatAGCTTTGTCTCCATTGAAGATCAACAGGGATTCTCATTTCATCAAGAAATCATCACCTTCTTCGTCTTCATCTTCTTCGTCCTCCTCGCTAGTGAATGGTGTCGCCAACGCGACCAACAAGCCTGCTCAGCAGCGTCACCCCGTCATTATCTACACGCATTCTCCGAAAGTCATACACACGCATCCTAAGGATTTCATGGCATTGGTGCAAAAGCTCACCGGCCTTTCGCGGTCGTCGGAGGACGATCAAATTATTAGCCccgctcctcctcctcctgaaACCAAGGTCGAACCGAATTTTCAGGATGATTTTACGgacgataataataataagaatatgATGGTGAACGACAATAAAGGTGGGACGATGAATGATGATAATGAATCAACTTCGGTGGTGACTGATGAGATTGAAAATAATGGGAGCAGTGGTACCACGGCAGGGGACATTGGTCAGGTTAATTCATCGTGTTTTGTTACACCACCACCCATTTTTGATCCGCCAAATCCTTGCTTCAACAATATTCCgtttttcaatccaaatccgGCTGCGGATTTCTTTTGTACAGCTCAACCGTTTTATAATTATTCGGATTCCTTATTTTTTATGCCTAACATAAGAAGCTCCTTATCATCTGCGACGTTGGATGGCATGAAAGAGCTACCAGATTTTTGA
- the LOC113743042 gene encoding uncharacterized protein, with protein sequence MGSRKTRTSAINEATEFFNQLLVDKPLLPLVVPLLFVLWGIEKWFFSLSNWVPLAVAVWATIQYGSYQRRILTEDLNTKWKQLILQTSSTTPLEHCEWLNVLLTEVWPNYIGPKLSLRFASIVERRLKHRKPSLIEKIELQEFSLGSHPPILGIHGASWSTSGDQRILRFGFNWDATDMSIMLSVKLAKPLMGTARIVINNMHIKGDMLLMPILDGRALLYSFMSTPEVRLGVAFGSGGSQSLPGTELPGVSSWLVKLVSDTISKRMVEPRRNCLALPAVDLYKKAVGGVLYVTVISASKLSRNNLKGSPTKRQQSSVVNGHKEDHLDDKDLRTFVEVELEELTRKTNERRGSSPSWDSTFNMVLHDNSGVVRFNLYECTPGSVKYDFLTSCEVKIRYVADDSTIFWATGADSTVIAKRAEICGKEVEMTVPFEGINSGELKVKLVLKEWHFSDGSHSMNGSRIGSRQALNGSSKFLPTTGRKIYVTVTEGKNLVVKDRLGKSDPFVKLQYGKAIRRTRTVPHTSDPTWNQKFEFDEIGDGEYLKIKCYNEETFREESIGGARVNMEGLVEGSARDVWIPLEKVNSGELHLHIEAVRVEVNEGSKGLHRSTDNGLVELVLIEGRDLFAADLRGTSDPYVRVHYGNLKRRTKVVYKTLNPQWHQTFEFPDDGSPLELHVKDHNALLPTSSIGDCVVEYKRLPPNQMSEKWIPLQNVKNGEIHIQVTRRVPELDKKPPDSESFSIQARKRTSKQMKQNMIKFQSLIEDGNLEGLSASLSELETLHDAQEEYISQVEMEQMLLLNKINELGQEVLNSPAPLIRRATIP encoded by the exons ATGGGTTCAAGAAAGACTAGAACTTCTGCTATTAATGAAGCCACAGAGTTCTTTAACCAGCTGTTAGTGGATAAGCCTCTTTTGCCTCTCGTAGTTCCCCTGTTGTTTGTTCTTTGGGGTATTGAGAAgtggtttttctctctctcaaatTGGGTTCCTTTGGCCGTTGCAGTCTGGGCTACTATTCAG TATGGGAGTTATCAACGTCGTATTCTCACAGAAGACTTGAACACAAAATGGAAGCAACTGATACTACAGACCTcg TCAACAACACCTTTGGAGCACTGTGAGTGGCTCAACGTGCTGTTAACAGAAGTTTGGCCCAACTATATTGGGCCTAAGCTCTCCTTAAGGTTCGCTTCTATTGTCGAG AGACGTTTAAAGCATAGAAAGCCAAGCCTGATT GAAAAGATTGAATTGCAGGAATTTTCGTTAGGTTCACACCCACCTATCTTAGGTATTCATGGGGCTAGTTGGTCAACTTCAGGTGATCAG AGAATTCTGCGTTTCGGTTTCAACTGGGATGCTACAGACATGAGCATTATGTTGTCCGTTAAGTTGGCAAAACCACTCATGGGAACTGCACGAATTGTTATCAATAACATGCACATCAAGGGTGAT ATGCTTTTAATGCCGATCCTGGATGGAAGAGCACTTTTATACTCATTTATGTCTACTCCAGAGGTGAGACTAGGTGTCGCTTTTGGAAGTGGTGGAAGCCAATCTCTACCTGGAACAGAACTTCCGGGTGTCTCTTCATGGCTG GTTAAACTTGTTTCTGACACAATAAGTAAAAGGATGGTTGAACCTCGTCGTAACTGTCTTGCTTTGCCAGCGGTAGACTTGTATAAGAAAGCTGTAGGCGGTGTACTGTATGTTACAGTGATTTCTGCTAGCAAACTTTCTAGGAATAACTTGAAGGGAAGCCCCACAAAAAGACAACAGAGCTCAGTGGTAAATGGACATAAGGAAGATCACCTTGATGACAAAGATTTGAGGACCTTTGTGGAGGTTGAACTTGAAGAGTTGACCAGGAAAACAAATGAGCGACGAGGATCAAGTCCCAGCTGGGATTCAACATTTAATATGGTTCTACATGACAACTCAGGAGTTGTTAGGTTCAATCTTTATGAGTGCACTCCGGGTAGTGTAAAGTATGACTTCCTAACAAGCTGTGAAGTCAAG ATAAGATATGTTGCGGATGACTCAACAATATTCTGGGCAACTGGTGCGGACTCCACCGTGATAGCGAAGCGTGCGGAGATTTGTGGAAAAGAAGTCGAGATGACTGTTCCTTTTGAGGGAATAAATTCTGGAGAG TTGAAAGTGAAACTTGTCTTGAAAGAATGGCATTTTTCTGATGGTTCACATAGCATGAATGGTTCAAGGATTGGCTCAAGGCAAGCACTCAATGGGTcatcaaaatttcttccaacaaCCGGAAGAAAAATTTATGTAACTGTTACAGAAGGAAAAAACCTTGTTGTGAAAGACAGACTTGGGAAGTCAGACCCTTTTGTTAAATTGCAGTACGGGAAG GCAATTCGAAGAACTAGAACTGTCCCACATACTTCAGATCCTACTTGGAATCAGAAGTTTGAATTTGATGAAATAGGAGATGGAGAATATCTCAAAATAAAATGCTATAATGAAGAAACATTCAGAGAAGAAAGCATAGGTGGTGCTCGAGTAAATATGGAAGGCCTTGTTGAGGGATCAGCAAGGGATGTTTGGATCCCTCTTGAAAAAGTGAATTCCGGAGAGCTGCATCTTCATATAGAAGCAGTGAGAGTTGAGGTTAATGAAGGATCAAAG GGATTGCACAGATCTACAGACAATGGATTGGTTGAGCTTGTTCTTATTGAAGGAAGAGATCTCTTTGCTGCTGATCTGAGAGGAACAAGTGATCCATATGTGAGAGTACACTATGGAAACTTGAAGAGGAGGACTAAG GTTGTGTATAAAACTCTAAATCCGCAATGGCATCAGACCTTTGAATTTCCTGATGATGGTAGTCCACTTGAGTTGCACGTCAAGGACCACAATGCTCTGCTGCCTACATCAAGCATAGGTGACTGCGTTGTAGAATACAAGAGATTACCTCCAAATCAGATGTCCGAAAAATGGATACCACTGCAGAATGTAAAAAATGGTGAGATCCATATTCAAGTAACTAGACGAGTTCCAGAATTAGACAAGAAGCCACCAGACTCTGagtcgttttcaattcaagcaCGCAAGCGAACTTCTAAACAG ATGAAGCAAAATATGATCAAGTTTCAGTCTTTGATAGAGGATGGCAATCTTGAAGGACTTTCAGCATCACTGAGTGAGCTGGAAACACTGCATGATGCTCAAGAAGAGTACATTTCCCAGGTTGAGATGGAGCAAATGCTTCTCCTGAACAAGATAAATGAACTTGGTCAGGAAGTCTTAAATTCCCCAGCTCCCTTGATTAGAAGAGCCACAATTCCTTGA